The segment TCTGCTATATATACAACATCACATTCTTTGGAGCTGTTCTTGCTTTAAATGGTAAAAGGGAAGAAGGCAACAGACACTGGTTAATTTTCACAAAAGTGAAGGACATTGTTCAGCCTCATCGCTCCTACTTGTACAACATGTGCTGTGTAGGAGGCTTTTCTGATAAATCTTCTGTGGGAGAAGATGAACATCCAATGAACAAATTCTTTAGGAAATATTATGGTCCTTTCCTTACAAAGATCTGGACCAAAGTGTTTGTGGTGTTGCTGTATGGAGGGTTCCTGGCTAGTAGTATTTATGGGTGTACTCAGATAAAGGAAGGTATAGACCTGCGAAATCTGGCTAGTGACGATTCTTATGTTGTTCAATATTATGATTGGGAAGATGAATATTTCTCAGAGTACGGTCCTAGGATTATGGTCACTATCACAGAAAATGTACCATATTGGAATCTATCCATTCGTAATGACATTGAGAACTGTATGGAGTCTTTAGAAAATAACTCCTACGTGGACAGGAATCTGTCAGAGTCATGGCTACGAATGTATGCGAATGTTGCTAGAATTGGTTCACTGAATATAGATACTAAGGCGTTTTTCATGGGTAATTTATCTGAACTATTTAAATTATTTCCAGAGTTTGAATGGGACATTGATATTCGCTATAAGGAAATAGCAGCCTCACGTTTTTTCATTCAAACAGTGAACGTTACTACTGCAGTTGATGAGAAAAACCTTTTACACCAATTAAGAGACCTGGCCAAGGACTGTAAGATCCCATTAATGGTATATCACCCAGCATTTATATACTATGATCAGTATATTGTAATAGTGCCAAACACCATTCAGAATGTTGGAATTGCTTCTGGAGTTATGTTGTGTGTTTCCTTGCTGCTTATTCCCAATCTGCTCTGCTCCTTGTGGGTAACTTTTGCTATTGCTTCTGTTATTGTTGGCGTTGCTGGTTTCATGACATACTGGGATGTTAATCTTGATTCCATATCTATGATTAACCTTGTCATTTGCATCGGGTTTTCAGTAGATTTTTCTGCTCATATATCTTATGCATTTGTTTCAAGTGAAAAGTCAACTGTGAATGAGAAGGCAGTAGATGCACTTTATCTTCTTGGCTACCCCGTGATACAAGGTGCTATCTCCACTATATTAGGAGTAATTGTGCTGTCTGCAGCACAAACGTACATCTTCAGAACATTTTTTAAGATTATGTTTCTTGTTATCTTGTTTGGAGCTGTTCATGGTCTTGTTTTTATTCcggtatttttaacattttttggaATTTGTGGCAGATCAGCAAACAAAAGAGTAAATATAAAAACAATAGGAGAAAACAGCAACTCTTTTAGTAACAGCCAAAATCCAAATAATGTTGGGTGTTATGAAAACCAGATTTATAGTAATGGAGACAATTTTCTAGAAGACAATACTATTAGACAACCAAATGATATAGGAATGGAAAAGCCAAACAGTGGCTACCTCCGCTCCAATTTCTTTCCAGTTTCACAAAATCATGACAGCAGTTCCTGCCTCTATCAGAATAATGCAGTAATGGTGtacaaaaaacaaatcaaacagcTTCATGATGAAGGTAAAATAAATCCAGATTGCCCATAAATTTCTTTACAATTTAAAATACAGCATATGAGCCAAAAAGTACACATTGAAGGTTTCAAAACATTAATCACCAGACTTAAATTTATATTGTatgaaaatgtcagttttctaCTGTTCAGGTTTAACACTTAATGGGAGTAGCTCGAAgcccactagggaacttttaacaCACCATAGTAGGATCCATGTGGACAGTTACTGCACAGCATGCAAGTGTGCTGTAGATTTATACCACAGTATGCCATGCACAAACTGTTCATCTAGATAAACACTTAGATCATTAGAGAAAATGTGTGGGTCAAGTGAAATGATAtcacaaaattaaaaaattaaatgtattttaacaaagttttttttGGTTGGTAAAATTAAAAGAGTGTTTCAATAGAGTCCAGCTAAAACCCCTTCAGAAATTGCACTTTCCTTTACCAAAATGCTACAGAAAAAATTAAGAAGTTTGGAGATCATTAATTAAGAGCTCCACCTAGTTTCACATTGCTATGTAATATTTTGTCACTCATTATAATCCCACTTTACATAATCCAGTCACCAGCCTTAAATTTTCCACTCTGCTGTATTCTATAAAGGATATATGTTGGGTGTATTCTGTTGATTTTGTATATTCTTTGTTAAATGACCAGtaaatatttcaaaagaaatATAATCCAGGACATGTTAAATTCTGCCAGCATTATTTGGGCTTTCTCATAGTGTTCTTCCTTATGAAAATTAAATGTAGGGTGCCCTATATTACCATGGAAGCTGACAAATTGTTATTTTGGTTGATTGAAAACCAGGCCTAGGAACAGCAGCAGTGCGTAAGTACTGCAGCAACTGGCAACTCAGCAACAACAGGTCATTGCACAACTCCAGGAGCACCCCAGGACCTATTGCAGAAGATGGCATCTGGGTTGCCACCTTTGACCCATCTGGCTTCACCAGCAGCCACCCTGTTTAATAGCCACCTTCTGACCCAAATATAACCAAATGATTTGGTGACATTTGAAAGGGTTGCCACAGTTTCCCTGTGAGAAATCTGCTTGGCCCAGCCCATGTATAGTAAAGAACAGGCCACCTTCAAGGTGTTGGAGTTTGCAGGAGCAATGGGCTACAATCAACCGGAGAGAACGCATTATATTGGATGGACATACAGATGCTGGTTACAGAGTGAAATATCTTCTCCTGGGACACAGCCCAGGTCAGCACACATGGTTTTGGGATCTCTGGTAGTAGTGGCTAAAACTTGAGAGCCACTCTTCTGCAGCATCTGTTTAGTTATTGGTGGTGGAGCAATTTAGAAAGATTCTGCCAGGCAGGCCATGAGAATGGAACTGTTGGTGTCATACCGAACAGACAGCTGCAGATGTGCATCTCGTGGAAGACAGTATGGCAGCTGAACCCCTCCCAGGGAATAACACTTCCTCAAGGACGAAtcaccaactaaattatcccagccagggctttgtcaaacttgaccttaaaaacctctaaggaaggagattccaccacctctctaggtaacccattccagtgtttcgcCTCCCTCCTACCTGGGCCCAGTGCAGATTTTCCCTGAGGCATGCCAGCTGCCTGTTTATCCATGAGGCATGTTCCTTTTTTATTCCTTTCAAGGTCTACAAAACCTCTTTATAGAAGCTCGAGAGGAGAACATCTCTTGTCAGTTCTTCAagggaagtctgggggtgggggtgagttcTGCAGAGCCAGACTGGTCAGTCACATCTAGTTGTGATGGGGACAAAGAGGAAGATCATTCCTCCAGTGAGGGCAGATTGCTGTCAGATGAGTTTTGTGGTGATGGTGACAGACTGGCAGCCCACTTCCCTCCCTTTGGGCCATCGCAAGTATTGTGGAAGAAAGCAGAGGAGACTGGAAGTGGGACGGTAGCTCTGATGTTACAATCATCATCCTGACAGTATTTGCTTCCTCCCTCCACATATACCTGAGAGTCTGCACACCTGGGTATTTGGCTGGCGGTCTCCTGAAAGGCCCTGACCCTTGAGAGAGGATTTGCTGTTTCTGTGATATTTGAGAACCTATGGATAAATATTAAATGCACATTAATATTAGAGGGCAGACAAAAACTACTGACCATGCTGTGGAGAGCTGTCTGTCCTGGCAGCTGGAGTATGAAGTTGTGATTCTAAAAGTCTTTTAATGCCCACTGGCAGAGGGCCCACTATACTATAAATCATATCAGGGAAGACACACTCACTACCCCCGACACACCATTATCATAACATGTATCTTAAAAGGTATTGTATGTAAACTAGTGATGTGCAGGTCAGGAATatcattgtgtgatgtatgtgtGGGTTCTCCATAAACAGTTATGTAAATGTGCCCCAAATATGTTCTTTAAATGTATTTTGGAGGCAGTGCAAAAATCAAGCCTGTCTTATACAAAGGAATGTAGCCCATTTGCTTTCAGGCAGAGGACAAGGAAAGCACAGTTACATATGAGGTAAACAAAGCATACAAGCTAACAAGCGGTGGAGGAAACAGTTTAGTGACCAGACGGGGGCAGAGTCTGCACTCTGAGGAAATCTTCCTGGATTTTGAGACAAAGACCATGGAGTTTGGAAAATAAAAGGAGAGCAAAAAGACATTCTAGGTATCCATCACTTAGAGCATGTCtgcactacgaaattaggtccattttatagaagtcaatcgTTAGCAACCGAttgtatacagtcgattgtgcatgtccccactaagcgcattaggtcagcagagtgcatcctcaataccgtggctagcatcgactcacggagtggtgcactgtgggtactatcccacagtccccgctgcccattggaattctgggttaagctcccaatgcctgatggggcaaaaacattgttgcgggtggttttgggtacgtcgtcagtctcccctccttccctcccttcttgaaagcaatggcaaacaatcatttagcgccttttttcctgggttagaatcatagaatgtcagggttggaagggacttcaggaggtcatctagtccaaccccctgctcaaagcaggaccaattcccaactaaatcatcccagccagggctttgtcaagcctgaccttaaaaacctctaaggaaggagattccaccacctcccatagcatggcaagcatggagcccgctcagctgcacactgcttttgtgagcattgtaaacatctcatgcattatcctgcagtatgtgcagagcctgACTAGGAGCCGCCAGCACAAGGATGATTGTGAGGACGACCTGaacacagatgttcctgaaagcacaggatgtggcaattgggacatcatggtggcagtggggcaggttgatacagtggaacgccgattctagacccagcaaacaagcacagactggtgggaccgcatagtgttgcaggtatgggtgATTCTCAGtgtctgcaaaactttcgcatgcataaggccgctttcatggaactgtgtgagttgctttcccccaccctgaagcgcaggaataccaagatgagacctgctctgacagttgagaagcaagtggcaatatccccgtggaagcttgcaatgcctgactgctactggtcagtcgggaatcaattcggagtgggcaaatctatcatggagggctgctgtgatccaagtagccaaccttagaatcatagaatatcagggttggaagggacctcaggaggttatctagtccaaagCATACTGCCTTTCCTCAGTTGCAGCTCGCACGCCTCAGGGAAAATCTGCACTGGGCCCACATAGGGGCACTTGCACATTTGGGGAtcactaataacaattttagatacaagatggggacgcattggttagaagtaacggaagaggagaaggacctaggggtccttgtagaccgcaggatgactatgggggttccaaagaggatggagctcggctgttctcagtggtggcagatgacagaacaaggagcaatggtctcaagttgcggtgggggaagtccaggttggatatcaggaaaaactatttcactaggagggtggtgaaacactggaatgcgttacctagggaggtggtggagtctccttccttggaggtttttaaggcccggcttgacaaagccctggctgggatgatttagctgggaattggtcctgctttgagcagggggttggactagatgacctcttgaggtcccttccaactctgatattctatgattctatgattctatgagtcgacaatgtgacgtgacggtgaaaaaagccaatgctgtcttgggatgcattaggcgaggtatatctagtagggataaggaggtcctgcttccgttgtacaaggcgctggtgagacctcatttggagtactgtgtgcagttctggtctcccatgtttaaaaaagatgaactcaaactggaacgggtgcagagaagggccactaggatgatcagaggaatggaa is part of the Chrysemys picta bellii isolate R12L10 chromosome 2, ASM1138683v2, whole genome shotgun sequence genome and harbors:
- the LOC101936877 gene encoding patched domain-containing protein 3 — its product is MGHEEPGAKAGTQQQRRGSGQKGSELDPEPGPGPEPTIPPHDNFALFLSRRFGRLGGLIGAHPWPFLLLPLLLSGGLGAGFLFLPQRQANDIEGQFTPLGGPAKSERRFAQEHFPTRDSERFSGQRLLTEGAFASLIAVSASGNNILTAGAFGELLRLDGAVQSLAVPGGDPGTQLSYPDLCVRSNGSCGSPNPLLAAVQGEPARLETLLPQLTYPVFGSSIFMGTFLGGVQLAGGAGASRVQAAKALRLVYYLREDEAADRERSLQWLENFLKRIPAELEALNLTSVQVAYFTSISRQEEFEGNIRKVIPLFSITYFLTITFAITSCLRVDCVRNKVWVAAFGVLSSGLAVLSSFGLLLFCGVPFVLTVANAPFLILGVGVDDMFIMISSWQQTNPKNKVEKRMAETYAEAAVSITITTLTDVLAFYIGIMTSFQSVKSFCLYTGTAFIFCYIYNITFFGAVLALNGKREEGNRHWLIFTKVKDIVQPHRSYLYNMCCVGGFSDKSSVGEDEHPMNKFFRKYYGPFLTKIWTKVFVVLLYGGFLASSIYGCTQIKEGIDLRNLASDDSYVVQYYDWEDEYFSEYGPRIMVTITENVPYWNLSIRNDIENCMESLENNSYVDRNLSESWLRMYANVARIGSLNIDTKAFFMGNLSELFKLFPEFEWDIDIRYKEIAASRFFIQTVNVTTAVDEKNLLHQLRDLAKDCKIPLMVYHPAFIYYDQYIVIVPNTIQNVGIASGVMLCVSLLLIPNLLCSLWVTFAIASVIVGVAGFMTYWDVNLDSISMINLVICIGFSVDFSAHISYAFVSSEKSTVNEKAVDALYLLGYPVIQGAISTILGVIVLSAAQTYIFRTFFKIMFLVILFGAVHGLVFIPVFLTFFGICGRSANKRVNIKTIGENSNSFSNSQNPNNVGCYENQIYSNGDNFLEDNTIRQPNDIGMEKPNSGYLRSNFFPVSQNHDSSSCLYQNNAVMVYKKQIKQLHDEGKINPDCP